In a single window of the Gemmatimonadaceae bacterium genome:
- a CDS encoding amidohydrolase family protein, with translation MSAFASAPPSPLAAQGTTYDLVIAGGRVVDPETGLDATRWVGVRGATIAAISTTPLRGKDTLDARGLVVAPGFIDLHAHGQYLAAARMQAFDGVTTALELEAGTLPVAHAYEQVAKEGRPINYGFSASWLFGRIAEKEHVEPDGDISFFQNAQRKKGWQYTIASPEETARIMARVEQGLKEGAIGIGVLAGYAPGYGRKEYFALAQLARKYDVPTFTHIRYLSVIEPQSSFEAYEELVSLAASTGAHMHISHLNSTSTRDIPLVAELIRGAQSRGVKVTTEAYPYAAGSTVVGAEIFRGNWRERMGGARASDIEVNGKPYNDSTLAEVQEKAPGTFIVVHFMRPEQNPQDQSYLDQAVLFPGGAIASDAMPWTVQGKTITDDVWPLPSEAFAHPRSAGTFSRFLRDYVRERKKVELREGLRRVSLTPARILEQSVPQMKAKGRLQVGKDADVVVFDLATVSDKATYTAPNQRSVGMRHVVVNGVPVIRAGELVRGALPGRAIRRGVVGR, from the coding sequence TTGTCGGCCTTCGCCTCGGCGCCCCCCTCGCCGCTCGCCGCCCAAGGGACCACGTACGACCTCGTCATCGCCGGCGGGCGCGTCGTCGACCCCGAGACCGGGCTCGATGCCACGCGCTGGGTCGGTGTGCGCGGGGCAACCATCGCCGCCATCTCCACCACGCCGTTGCGCGGCAAGGACACGCTCGATGCCAGGGGGCTCGTCGTCGCGCCGGGCTTCATCGACCTGCACGCGCACGGGCAGTACCTGGCCGCGGCACGCATGCAGGCCTTCGATGGCGTGACCACCGCGCTCGAACTCGAAGCGGGAACGCTCCCCGTGGCGCATGCCTACGAGCAGGTCGCCAAGGAGGGGCGCCCCATCAACTACGGCTTCTCGGCGTCGTGGCTCTTCGGGCGCATCGCCGAGAAGGAGCACGTGGAGCCCGACGGCGACATCTCGTTCTTCCAGAACGCGCAGCGCAAGAAGGGGTGGCAGTACACCATTGCCTCGCCCGAGGAAACGGCGCGCATCATGGCGCGTGTGGAGCAGGGGCTCAAGGAGGGGGCCATCGGGATTGGCGTGCTGGCCGGCTACGCCCCCGGCTACGGGCGCAAGGAGTACTTCGCGCTCGCGCAACTGGCCAGGAAGTACGACGTCCCCACCTTCACGCACATCCGCTACCTGAGCGTCATCGAGCCGCAGTCGTCGTTCGAGGCGTATGAGGAGCTGGTCTCGCTGGCGGCGAGCACCGGGGCGCACATGCACATCAGTCACCTCAACAGCACCAGCACGCGCGACATCCCGTTGGTAGCCGAGCTCATTCGCGGGGCGCAATCGCGCGGCGTGAAGGTGACCACCGAGGCCTATCCCTACGCCGCCGGCAGCACTGTTGTAGGTGCGGAGATCTTCCGCGGCAACTGGCGCGAGCGCATGGGCGGCGCCCGGGCGAGTGACATCGAGGTGAACGGCAAGCCGTACAACGATTCCACCTTGGCCGAGGTGCAGGAGAAGGCGCCGGGAACGTTCATCGTCGTCCACTTCATGCGTCCCGAGCAGAATCCGCAGGACCAGTCGTACCTCGACCAGGCCGTGCTCTTTCCCGGCGGCGCCATCGCGTCCGACGCCATGCCGTGGACCGTGCAGGGCAAGACCATCACCGACGATGTGTGGCCGCTCCCCAGCGAGGCCTTCGCGCACCCGCGCAGCGCCGGGACCTTCTCGCGCTTCCTGCGCGACTACGTGCGCGAGCGCAAGAAGGTCGAGCTGCGCGAGGGGCTCCGGCGCGTCTCGCTCACGCCCGCCAGGATCCTCGAGCAGAGCGTGCCGCAGATGAAGGCAAAGGGGCGCTTGCAGGTGGGGAAGGACGCCGACGTGGTGGTGTTCGATCTGGCCACCGTCAGCGACAAGGCGACGTACACCGCGCCCAACCAGCGTTCCGTGGGGATGCGGCACGTGGTGGTGAACGGCGTGCCGGTGATTCGAGCTGGTGAGCTGGTGCGGGGGGCGTTGCCGGGGAGGGCGATTCGGCGGGGGGTGGTGGGGCGGTAG
- a CDS encoding type II toxin-antitoxin system VapC family toxin, with protein MLRLVLNARDRIKEWTRLTGAVASALTEVECLRTLNRLARTGALETSEVAPRREAVYRLLEGVEIVELTRSVLRRASEAFATPLGMLDAIHLSTALLWRDARDADLVMATHDKALGTAARSVGMRVLGS; from the coding sequence GTGCTACGTCTCGTACTCAACGCGCGCGACCGCATCAAGGAGTGGACGCGTTTGACCGGAGCCGTGGCGAGTGCGCTCACCGAAGTCGAGTGCCTGCGTACGCTCAATCGGTTGGCGCGCACGGGCGCACTCGAGACATCGGAGGTCGCGCCGAGACGTGAGGCCGTGTACCGGCTTCTGGAGGGGGTTGAGATCGTCGAACTCACGCGGTCCGTGCTGCGGCGGGCGTCGGAGGCCTTCGCCACACCCCTTGGAATGTTGGATGCGATTCACCTCTCGACAGCACTGCTCTGGCGAGATGCGCGCGACGCCGATCTCGTGATGGCGACGCATGACAAGGCGCTGGGGACGGCAGCGCGTTCGGTGGGGATGCGAGTGTTGGGGAGTTGA
- the cas3u gene encoding type I-U CRISPR-associated helicase/endonuclease Cas3, producing MKTGDKQALEWLRCALGLAGSQAPFPWQIELLRRFREGEAVSSLDIPTGLGKTAVMAVWLVARALGASLPRRLVYVVDRRAVVDQATAVAETLRAWVAKEPEVAEALGLDDRGLPISTLRGQHVDNRAWLEDPSSPAIIVGTVDMVGSRLLFSGYVSSKMRPYHAGLLGADALVVLDEAHLVPAFEDLLRQVERGADAFGPQDTSLRALVPPFQVLSLSATGRQLDAATLTLSGADRLHPIVAKRLAAKKTLRIVDLAPATKTSAGTDEGVSADEADEAPSRVKGPTLVEELARHAWQLTEQGSARVRCLVFCDSRKDALAVASALRKLKASTGAPPPIFELFVGARRVLERTMVAKWLVDHGFVEREDGTRAEPQGPTFLVATSAGEVGVDMDADHMVCDLVAWERMIQRLGRVNRRGDGDAKVVVVVDREPAPSDRMTTALKKSEASDAAKVRVDELTKDLHALQGAKASIPKGQKASTDAKATEEKRKQAVKELKQSISVSQRSITAFKDADAKAVASHNAEVARHRALRKLLDTVAEGGGCLSPEALLKLRDRPDLTDALSAAKSAEPLRPELTRALVDAWSMTSLDEHPGRPDVDPWLRGFRPNDPPQTTVVWRRHLPVQADGPLDPKAAKRFFDAAPPHTSEQLEADAFVVREWLSKRAGKLLEANGLATGERIAAVGLSTRGEVKQRWTRKELDELKALKNEAAKQFDVSLTSLTLVVDAELGGLTHGLLDLDSNAIAAASDDCSSTWLARPDVADVPVTGFRIRELGANEEDESAWRTTPGAGWVRRYVFVTKMVDGEPSAALAIDGWAGDAATEEERAEANHPQKLGEHQALAVECARQIAARLGIGAARTYVLVLSARLHDEGKQAGRWQRAFKAPIEGRPYAKTKGPIDFHLLDGYRHELGSLPCVEAHGDFKALGTDDQDSVLHLVAAHHGFARPVIETSGCDDAPPSIVSERARAIALRSARLSRLWGPWGLAWWEAILRSADQTASRRNQQAAIAQKEQP from the coding sequence ATGAAGACTGGCGACAAACAAGCGCTGGAGTGGCTCCGGTGCGCCCTAGGTCTCGCAGGGTCGCAGGCGCCTTTTCCCTGGCAGATCGAGTTGCTTCGCCGATTTCGTGAAGGCGAAGCCGTATCGTCGCTCGATATCCCCACTGGTCTCGGAAAGACCGCGGTGATGGCCGTGTGGTTGGTCGCGCGAGCGCTCGGAGCGTCGCTGCCCAGACGACTCGTCTACGTCGTCGATCGTCGCGCCGTGGTTGATCAAGCGACTGCGGTCGCCGAGACACTGCGCGCGTGGGTGGCGAAAGAGCCAGAGGTCGCCGAGGCCCTCGGTCTCGACGATCGCGGACTGCCTATATCAACGCTGCGTGGCCAACATGTCGACAATCGCGCGTGGCTCGAGGACCCATCGTCGCCCGCCATCATCGTCGGCACCGTGGACATGGTAGGCTCGCGGCTCCTGTTCTCGGGCTATGTCTCCTCGAAGATGCGTCCCTACCATGCGGGACTTCTCGGCGCAGACGCGCTCGTCGTTCTCGACGAGGCTCACTTGGTGCCTGCTTTCGAGGATCTTCTCAGACAAGTTGAGCGTGGAGCAGACGCGTTCGGACCGCAGGACACTTCGCTACGTGCACTGGTTCCTCCCTTCCAGGTACTCTCGCTATCGGCGACGGGGCGCCAACTCGATGCAGCGACGCTGACGCTCTCCGGGGCCGATCGACTCCACCCGATCGTGGCGAAACGCCTCGCCGCGAAGAAGACGCTGCGCATTGTCGATCTGGCACCGGCGACGAAGACCAGTGCTGGAACGGACGAGGGTGTGAGTGCTGACGAGGCCGACGAGGCACCGTCGAGAGTCAAGGGTCCCACACTCGTCGAAGAACTCGCCAGACACGCATGGCAGCTGACGGAGCAAGGATCGGCAAGGGTCCGATGCCTCGTGTTCTGCGACAGTCGCAAGGACGCATTAGCGGTCGCTTCCGCGCTGCGAAAGCTCAAGGCGTCTACGGGCGCGCCGCCGCCGATTTTCGAGCTCTTCGTCGGCGCTCGTCGAGTGCTGGAGCGCACGATGGTGGCCAAGTGGCTCGTCGACCATGGCTTCGTGGAGCGGGAAGACGGCACTCGCGCCGAGCCGCAGGGTCCAACGTTCCTCGTTGCCACGAGCGCAGGTGAGGTAGGTGTGGACATGGACGCCGACCACATGGTCTGTGACCTCGTCGCCTGGGAGCGGATGATCCAGCGGCTCGGTCGCGTGAATCGGCGCGGTGATGGAGATGCGAAGGTTGTTGTCGTGGTTGACCGTGAGCCGGCGCCCTCAGACAGGATGACGACAGCCCTCAAGAAGAGCGAAGCATCCGACGCGGCGAAAGTGCGCGTCGATGAGCTGACCAAGGACCTGCATGCCCTGCAGGGCGCGAAGGCCTCTATCCCGAAAGGCCAGAAGGCATCCACCGACGCCAAAGCTACAGAAGAGAAGCGCAAGCAGGCTGTTAAGGAGTTGAAGCAGTCGATCTCGGTGTCTCAAAGAAGCATCACGGCGTTCAAAGACGCCGACGCGAAAGCGGTGGCCAGCCACAACGCGGAGGTCGCAAGGCACCGCGCCCTCCGAAAGCTGCTCGACACCGTGGCGGAGGGCGGCGGCTGCTTGAGCCCCGAAGCTCTCCTGAAGCTGCGTGACCGCCCAGATCTAACGGATGCTCTATCCGCCGCAAAGTCCGCCGAGCCGCTTCGGCCCGAGCTGACGCGCGCCCTGGTCGATGCATGGTCGATGACTTCGCTCGACGAGCACCCCGGAAGGCCCGACGTTGACCCGTGGCTGCGAGGCTTTCGCCCTAACGATCCGCCGCAGACGACTGTGGTCTGGCGACGCCATCTGCCCGTTCAAGCTGACGGCCCCCTCGACCCCAAGGCGGCGAAGCGCTTCTTCGACGCTGCACCTCCGCACACGAGCGAGCAACTCGAGGCCGATGCGTTCGTCGTGCGTGAATGGCTGTCGAAGCGCGCCGGTAAGCTCCTTGAAGCCAACGGACTGGCGACTGGTGAGCGAATTGCTGCTGTCGGACTTTCAACTCGTGGTGAGGTCAAACAGCGATGGACGCGCAAGGAACTCGATGAACTCAAGGCGCTCAAGAACGAAGCCGCCAAGCAGTTCGATGTATCTCTGACATCGTTGACGCTAGTGGTCGACGCGGAATTAGGTGGACTCACCCACGGTCTCCTGGATCTCGATAGCAACGCGATCGCAGCAGCCTCGGACGACTGTTCCTCAACCTGGCTCGCTCGCCCTGACGTCGCGGATGTGCCGGTGACGGGGTTTCGCATTCGTGAATTGGGCGCCAATGAAGAGGACGAGTCGGCGTGGCGCACGACGCCAGGAGCAGGATGGGTGCGCCGCTATGTGTTCGTTACGAAGATGGTGGACGGTGAGCCGTCTGCGGCTCTCGCGATCGATGGGTGGGCGGGCGATGCGGCAACGGAAGAAGAGCGTGCAGAAGCGAATCATCCGCAGAAGCTCGGCGAGCACCAAGCGCTCGCCGTAGAGTGCGCACGACAGATCGCGGCTCGACTGGGCATCGGGGCGGCGCGCACGTATGTGCTCGTGCTGTCCGCTCGTCTTCACGACGAAGGAAAACAGGCCGGCCGCTGGCAGCGCGCGTTCAAGGCCCCGATCGAAGGTCGCCCCTACGCAAAGACGAAAGGGCCGATCGACTTCCACCTCCTCGACGGCTATCGACACGAGCTTGGCTCGCTGCCCTGCGTTGAAGCCCATGGCGACTTCAAGGCGCTTGGCACAGACGACCAGGATTCCGTTCTACATCTCGTCGCGGCGCATCACGGTTTCGCCAGGCCAGTGATCGAGACCAGCGGCTGCGACGATGCGCCGCCGTCGATTGTCAGTGAGCGCGCGCGCGCGATCGCGCTTCGATCTGCAAGGCTCTCGAGACTGTGGGGGCCGTGGGGGCTCGCATGGTGGGAGGCGATTCTCCGCTCGGCAGACCAGACTGCGTCGCGCCGCAACCAGCAGGCCGCGATCGCGCAGAAGGAGCAGCCGTGA